From Acidovorax sp. FHTAMBA, one genomic window encodes:
- the priA gene encoding primosomal protein N' gives MSSSIVQVALHTPSHSGVGDLLSYASERPLAPGTLVRVPLGSREVLGVVWDADDATGELPDGATLRPIAGVLDGVAPLDRPWRRLVAFAARYYQRALGEVATAALPPQLRDLRPEQLARRLKRPAKAAGDTTETIENIALSPEQESARTRISLETGPFLLFGSTGSGKTEVYLRCAQEMLEADPTAQALVMVPEINLTPQLEDRFVSRFAPRFGAGAVVSLHSGMTNPQRLKSWLAAHSGTARIVLGTRMAVFASMPGLQLIVVDEEHDPSYKQQEGARYSARDLAIWRGREQGAKVLLGSATPSLESWHASRPPTPEDPEGGRYVRLHMPSRIGAGALARVKRVDMNQQPRRTVFSAPLLQAMIDRVGRGEQSMVLLNRRGYAPVLHCVDCGWKSDCPHCSAHQVFHKTDRTLRCHHCGYTVRVPAHCPTCGSPDIHPMGRGTEQLEEQLAALLRNVQRPDGNPARIARIDADTTKAKGALEEQLAQVHAGEVDVLVGTQMIAKGHDFRRITLVAAVQPDGALFSSDFRASERLFALLMQAAGRAGRDAAYVAAQATQAEMWVQTFHPQHAVYEALRKHDYEAFAAQQLKEREEAAMPPFAYQALVRADARTQEVAQGFLQAASAAAHAAALPGLDGAVVLFPPVPLTIQRVANVERAQMLMESSSRAALQRFLAAWQPVLQATRSQPAHKGLIRWLVDVDPLAI, from the coding sequence ATGTCTTCCAGCATCGTCCAGGTCGCCCTGCACACGCCGTCGCACAGCGGCGTGGGCGACCTGCTGAGCTACGCCAGTGAGCGCCCGCTCGCGCCCGGCACCCTGGTGCGCGTGCCGCTGGGCAGCCGCGAGGTGCTGGGCGTGGTGTGGGATGCCGATGACGCCACCGGCGAGCTGCCCGACGGCGCCACGCTGCGGCCGATTGCCGGTGTGCTCGACGGTGTGGCGCCGCTGGACCGGCCTTGGCGCCGCCTGGTGGCGTTTGCCGCGCGCTACTACCAGCGTGCCCTGGGCGAGGTCGCCACGGCCGCCTTGCCGCCTCAGCTGCGCGACCTGCGCCCCGAGCAGCTGGCCCGGCGCCTCAAGCGCCCCGCCAAGGCCGCAGGCGACACCACAGAAACTATCGAAAACATAGCACTCAGCCCAGAGCAGGAGAGCGCCAGGACCCGAATTTCCTTGGAAACTGGCCCCTTCCTGCTGTTTGGCAGCACCGGCAGCGGCAAGACCGAGGTGTACCTGCGCTGCGCGCAGGAAATGCTGGAGGCCGACCCCACGGCCCAGGCGCTGGTGATGGTGCCCGAGATCAACCTCACCCCCCAGCTCGAAGATCGCTTTGTGAGCCGCTTCGCCCCCCGCTTTGGCGCGGGCGCGGTGGTGTCGCTGCACAGCGGCATGACGAACCCGCAGCGCCTGAAAAGCTGGCTGGCCGCGCACAGCGGCACCGCGCGCATCGTGCTGGGCACGCGCATGGCGGTGTTTGCCAGCATGCCGGGCCTCCAGCTCATCGTCGTGGACGAGGAGCATGACCCCAGCTACAAGCAGCAGGAGGGCGCGCGCTACTCGGCCCGCGACCTGGCCATCTGGCGCGGGCGCGAGCAGGGCGCCAAGGTGCTGCTGGGCTCGGCCACTCCGTCGCTGGAAAGCTGGCACGCCAGCCGCCCGCCCACGCCCGAAGACCCCGAGGGCGGGCGCTACGTGCGCCTGCACATGCCCAGCCGCATCGGCGCGGGGGCGCTGGCGCGCGTCAAGCGGGTGGACATGAACCAGCAGCCGCGGCGCACCGTGTTCAGCGCGCCCTTGCTCCAAGCCATGATCGACCGTGTAGGCCGCGGCGAGCAAAGCATGGTGCTGCTCAACCGCCGCGGCTACGCCCCCGTGCTGCACTGCGTGGACTGCGGCTGGAAAAGCGACTGCCCCCACTGCAGCGCGCACCAGGTCTTCCACAAGACCGACCGCACCCTGCGCTGCCACCACTGCGGCTACACCGTGCGCGTGCCCGCGCACTGCCCCACCTGCGGCAGCCCCGACATCCACCCCATGGGCCGTGGCACCGAGCAGCTCGAAGAACAGCTGGCCGCCCTGCTGCGCAACGTGCAGCGGCCCGACGGCAACCCGGCCCGCATTGCACGCATCGATGCCGACACCACCAAGGCCAAGGGTGCGCTCGAAGAGCAGCTGGCCCAGGTGCACGCGGGCGAGGTGGATGTGCTGGTGGGCACGCAGATGATCGCCAAGGGCCACGACTTCCGGCGCATCACGCTGGTGGCTGCGGTGCAGCCCGATGGCGCGCTGTTTTCCAGCGACTTTCGCGCGTCGGAGCGGCTGTTTGCCCTGTTGATGCAGGCCGCCGGCCGGGCTGGGCGCGACGCCGCCTACGTAGCCGCGCAGGCCACCCAGGCCGAGATGTGGGTGCAGACCTTTCACCCCCAGCATGCCGTGTACGAGGCCCTGCGCAAGCACGACTACGAGGCCTTTGCCGCCCAGCAACTGAAGGAGCGCGAGGAAGCCGCCATGCCGCCCTTTGCCTACCAGGCGCTGGTGCGTGCCGACGCGCGCACGCAGGAGGTCGCCCAGGGGTTCCTGCAGGCGGCCAGCGCGGCAGCGCATGCCGCCGCGCTGCCGGGGCTGGATGGCGCCGTGGTCCTGTTCCCGCCCGTGCCGCTTACCATCCAGCGCGTGGCCAATGTGGAGCGCGCGCAGATGCTCATGGAAAGCAGCAGCCGCGCGGCGCTGCAGCGCTTTCTGGCCGCGTGGCAGCCGGTGCTGCAGGCCACGCGCAGCCAGCCCGCGCACAAGGGCCTGATCCGCTGGCTGGTGGACGTGGACCCGCTGGCGATCTGA
- a CDS encoding M20 aminoacylase family protein, whose product MGSGIDQALLAQADTFVALRRDLHRHPELGFQEVRTSALVAEKLAEWGYEVTRGLGGTGVVGQLRRGTGERRLGLRADMDALPITEATGLPHASCHHGLMHACGHDGHTAMLLAAAHHLARHGQFSGTLNLIFQPAEEGLGGARKMMDDGLFTRFPCDAVFAMHNMPGHPPGHLLFRTGAFMASSENITITLHGVGGHGAMPHHAADPVVAGSAIVLGLQSIVARNVPPLQMAVITVGAFQAGDANNVIPQTATLKLSVRSLDRSVRELLNRRIRELVEAQAQSYGVRAEVDFRGGYPVLVNTPLETEFARQVGRELVGDAKVTEQAEPLTGSEDFAFMLEDVPGSYLLIGNGDDATGGHGACMVHNPNYDFEDRNIAVGSAYWVKLAERFLADAA is encoded by the coding sequence ATGGGCAGCGGCATTGACCAGGCGCTGCTTGCGCAGGCCGACACCTTTGTGGCGCTGCGGCGCGACCTGCACCGCCACCCCGAGCTGGGCTTTCAGGAAGTGCGCACCAGCGCCCTGGTGGCCGAAAAGCTGGCCGAGTGGGGCTACGAAGTCACGCGCGGCCTGGGCGGCACGGGCGTGGTGGGCCAGCTGCGTCGTGGTACGGGCGAACGCCGCCTGGGCCTGCGGGCCGACATGGACGCGCTGCCCATCACCGAGGCCACGGGCCTGCCCCACGCCAGCTGCCACCACGGCCTGATGCACGCCTGCGGCCACGATGGCCACACCGCTATGCTGCTGGCGGCCGCGCACCACCTGGCCAGGCATGGGCAGTTCAGCGGCACACTCAACCTGATCTTCCAGCCCGCCGAAGAAGGCCTGGGCGGCGCCCGCAAGATGATGGACGACGGCCTGTTCACGCGCTTTCCGTGCGACGCGGTCTTTGCCATGCACAACATGCCAGGCCACCCGCCGGGGCATCTGCTGTTTCGCACCGGGGCCTTCATGGCGTCGAGCGAGAACATCACCATCACGCTGCACGGCGTGGGCGGCCATGGCGCCATGCCACACCATGCAGCCGACCCGGTGGTGGCGGGCTCGGCCATCGTGCTCGGGCTGCAAAGCATCGTCGCACGCAACGTGCCGCCGCTGCAGATGGCGGTGATCACCGTGGGCGCCTTCCAGGCCGGCGATGCCAACAACGTGATCCCGCAGACCGCCACCCTGAAGCTGAGCGTGCGCTCGCTGGACCGCAGCGTGCGCGAGCTGCTCAACCGCCGCATCCGCGAGCTGGTGGAGGCGCAGGCGCAGAGCTACGGCGTGCGTGCCGAGGTCGACTTCCGCGGCGGCTACCCGGTTCTGGTCAACACCCCGCTGGAGACCGAGTTTGCGCGCCAGGTCGGCCGCGAACTGGTGGGCGATGCCAAGGTGACGGAGCAGGCCGAGCCCCTGACCGGCAGCGAGGACTTTGCCTTCATGCTCGAAGACGTGCCCGGCAGCTACCTGCTGATCGGCAACGGCGACGACGCCACGGGCGGCCACGGCGCGTGCATGGTGCACAACCCCAACTACGACTTTGAAGACCGCAACATCGCGGTGGGCAGCGCCTACTGGGTCAAGCTGGCCGAGCGGTTTCTGGCCGACGCGGCCTGA
- a CDS encoding RNA-binding protein has protein sequence MSSKIYVGNLPYSVTDASLQSNFSEFGGVSSAKVMMDRETGRSKGFGFVEMANAEVAQAAISGLHGMSVDGRTIVVNLARPREERSDAGGYTASKRSDVGYGTGGYGGGRY, from the coding sequence ATGAGCAGCAAAATCTATGTGGGCAACCTGCCCTACTCCGTCACCGACGCCAGCCTTCAGAGCAACTTTTCGGAGTTTGGCGGCGTGTCCTCTGCCAAGGTCATGATGGACCGCGAAACCGGCCGCTCCAAGGGCTTCGGCTTTGTGGAAATGGCCAACGCCGAAGTGGCCCAGGCCGCCATCAGCGGTCTGCACGGCATGTCCGTGGACGGCCGCACGATCGTGGTGAACCTGGCCCGCCCGCGTGAAGAGCGCAGTGACGCTGGCGGCTACACCGCCAGCAAGCGCTCGGATGTGGGTTACGGCACCGGCGGCTACGGCGGCGGTCGCTACTGA
- a CDS encoding LysR family transcriptional regulator has protein sequence MNLRHLEHLLAVADTGSFSRAAGRLFITQSALSRSIQGLEEELGGPLLDRLGKRNTLTPLGLEVVERARPILRDLEALRDSARLLQQGDLGRISVGLGSGPAALLTIPLLTTVARDYPSLRVSVTHGPAELLVMQLRNRQCDALVVDLRRVVPAPDLQIEALAEQRAGFIVRAGHPLAGATRVSLAQVLTYPVACTPLSDEVIRLMVDQFGLQAHPSEMVRLECDDVAALLAAVEQSDAVFLGVHAAARAGMESGRLVLLPLYPDMRARARYAVITLAGRTTAPAMASFREILQTHLFDDALQPGAA, from the coding sequence ATGAACCTGCGTCACCTGGAGCATCTGCTGGCCGTTGCCGACACGGGCTCGTTCAGCCGCGCGGCGGGGCGACTGTTCATCACCCAGTCGGCGCTGAGCCGCAGCATCCAGGGGCTGGAGGAGGAGCTGGGCGGCCCGTTGCTGGACCGGCTGGGCAAGCGCAACACGCTCACTCCGCTGGGGCTGGAGGTGGTGGAGCGCGCGCGCCCCATCCTGCGGGACCTGGAGGCCCTGCGCGACAGCGCTCGCCTGCTGCAGCAGGGCGACCTGGGGCGCATCAGCGTGGGTCTGGGCTCGGGCCCGGCGGCGCTGCTCACCATTCCGCTGCTGACCACCGTGGCGCGCGACTACCCCAGCCTGCGCGTATCGGTCACCCACGGGCCGGCCGAGCTGCTGGTGATGCAGCTGCGCAACCGCCAGTGCGATGCGCTGGTGGTGGACCTGCGCCGCGTGGTGCCTGCGCCCGATTTGCAGATCGAGGCGCTGGCCGAGCAGCGCGCGGGCTTCATCGTGCGGGCGGGCCACCCGCTGGCCGGTGCCACCCGCGTGTCGCTGGCGCAGGTGCTGACCTACCCGGTGGCCTGCACGCCGCTGTCGGACGAGGTGATCAGGCTGATGGTGGACCAGTTTGGCCTGCAGGCCCACCCCTCGGAAATGGTGCGGCTGGAGTGCGACGACGTGGCCGCCTTGCTGGCGGCGGTGGAGCAGTCAGACGCGGTGTTCCTGGGCGTGCACGCCGCCGCGCGGGCAGGCATGGAATCGGGCCGGCTGGTGCTGCTGCCCCTCTACCCCGACATGCGCGCCCGGGCACGCTACGCCGTCATCACCCTGGCCGGCCGCACCACGGCGCCGGCCATGGCGAGCTTTCGGGAGATCCTGCAGACGCACCTGTTTGACGATGCGCTGCAGCCCGGGGCTGCCTGA
- a CDS encoding tripartite tricarboxylate transporter substrate binding protein, whose product MPKYFPRLASRTAALIGGLLFSATVFAQNAFPAKPVTLMVPYPAGGVSDVIARMVNTTLGKQLGQPVIVENLGGASGSIAATKVLSQPSDGHVVFQGSPNELILAPLALSAVKFKSEDFRLVNMIATAQIGFLTRGNLPVNNIDEFVEYARKQAQQGRPITYASVGPGSFYHLLGEHLSKVTGIPMVHVPYKGGAPAEQDLISGQVDIFMSPLGTKHVELHKAGRIKVLALLNPTRIDTAKDFPAISESEALKDFTFNIWTGYFVKRDTPEAVVATLHKAIAGTLTDPTVRANLEAASLTAPPSLSIADAAKAYTDGIAQFRAIAKSINLQAQ is encoded by the coding sequence ATGCCCAAGTACTTCCCCCGCCTGGCCAGCCGCACGGCCGCATTGATCGGTGGCCTGCTTTTCAGCGCCACCGTGTTCGCCCAGAACGCCTTCCCGGCCAAGCCCGTCACGCTGATGGTGCCGTACCCGGCCGGCGGCGTGTCGGACGTGATCGCGCGCATGGTCAACACCACGCTGGGCAAGCAGCTCGGCCAGCCCGTGATCGTGGAGAACCTGGGTGGCGCCAGCGGCTCCATCGCGGCCACCAAGGTGCTGAGCCAGCCGTCGGACGGCCACGTGGTGTTCCAGGGCTCGCCCAACGAACTCATCCTGGCCCCGCTGGCGCTGTCGGCCGTCAAGTTCAAGAGCGAAGACTTTCGCCTGGTCAACATGATCGCCACCGCGCAGATCGGCTTTCTGACCCGCGGCAACCTGCCGGTGAACAACATCGACGAGTTTGTGGAATACGCCCGCAAGCAGGCCCAGCAGGGCCGCCCCATCACGTACGCCAGCGTGGGCCCCGGCTCGTTCTACCACCTGCTTGGCGAGCACCTGTCCAAGGTGACCGGCATCCCCATGGTGCATGTGCCCTACAAGGGCGGCGCCCCGGCCGAGCAGGACCTGATCTCCGGCCAGGTCGACATCTTCATGTCGCCGCTTGGCACCAAGCACGTCGAGCTGCACAAGGCCGGCCGCATCAAGGTGCTGGCACTGCTGAACCCCACGCGCATCGACACCGCCAAGGACTTCCCCGCCATCAGCGAGAGCGAGGCCCTCAAGGACTTCACCTTCAACATCTGGACCGGCTACTTCGTCAAGCGCGACACGCCTGAGGCAGTGGTGGCCACGCTGCACAAGGCCATTGCCGGCACGCTGACCGACCCCACCGTGCGCGCCAACCTGGAAGCCGCCAGCCTGACGGCCCCGCCCAGCCTGTCGATTGCCGACGCCGCCAAGGCCTACACCGACGGCATCGCGCAGTTCCGCGCCATTGCCAAGTCCATCAACCTGCAGGCGCAATAA
- a CDS encoding IS30 family transposase, whose protein sequence is MSKKNYQQLSQSERHAIALGLQQKQSLSAIARALGRSKSTISRECQRNAGGKGYNSKFAQQRSDKRRCFARPQPKLHRDGPLFKIVGDYLRQHWSPQQIAGQLKKLHPDNKRNQVSHESIYTCIYAQPRGELKKELVSCLRMARAKRWPRSKGEDRRGQITDLLSIHVRPPEIEDRQLPGHWEGDLIKGKGNASAIGTLVERTTRLVVLVKLPHPNPATAAHVLQAFSDKLNSIAQPMRQSLTYDRGREMAEHQQLTRNTGMKVYFCDPYSPWQRGSNENTNGLLRQYFPKGTDLSGYTQEQLDAVADELNGRPRMTLGWSKPIEVYAEHLARLAQQPDSVH, encoded by the coding sequence ATGTCAAAGAAGAATTACCAGCAGTTGAGCCAGAGCGAACGCCATGCGATCGCCCTTGGACTGCAGCAAAAGCAAAGTCTCAGCGCCATAGCCCGAGCCTTGGGGCGAAGCAAAAGCACCATCAGCCGAGAGTGCCAACGCAATGCGGGCGGCAAGGGCTACAACTCCAAGTTCGCCCAGCAACGCAGTGACAAGCGCAGATGCTTTGCCCGTCCCCAGCCCAAACTTCACCGTGATGGACCTTTGTTCAAGATCGTTGGCGACTACTTGCGCCAGCACTGGTCTCCCCAGCAAATCGCTGGACAGTTAAAGAAACTGCACCCCGACAACAAGCGCAATCAAGTGTCACACGAGAGCATCTACACCTGCATCTATGCCCAGCCTCGGGGAGAGCTCAAAAAGGAGTTGGTGTCCTGTCTGCGCATGGCCCGCGCCAAGCGCTGGCCCCGCTCCAAAGGCGAGGACCGGCGTGGACAAATCACCGATCTGCTGAGCATCCATGTGCGCCCGCCTGAGATTGAAGATCGCCAGTTGCCCGGGCACTGGGAGGGAGACCTCATCAAGGGTAAAGGCAATGCGAGTGCCATTGGCACGCTGGTCGAGCGCACCACACGCCTTGTGGTACTGGTCAAGCTGCCGCACCCCAACCCGGCTACCGCAGCGCATGTACTGCAGGCCTTCAGTGACAAGCTCAACTCCATTGCCCAGCCCATGCGTCAGAGCCTGACGTACGACAGGGGCCGGGAGATGGCAGAGCACCAGCAGCTCACGCGCAACACCGGCATGAAGGTGTACTTCTGCGATCCCTACAGCCCCTGGCAGAGAGGCTCCAACGAGAACACCAATGGATTGCTGCGTCAGTACTTCCCCAAAGGCACGGATCTCAGTGGCTACACCCAGGAGCAGCTTGATGCGGTGGCCGATGAACTCAATGGCCGCCCCAGGATGACTTTGGGCTGGAGCAAGCCTATTGAGGTGTATGCCGAGCATTTGGCTCGCTTGGCACAACAGCCCGATTCAGTCCATTAA